The Peribacillus simplex genome contains the following window.
AACTGTTATAGGTATAAAATTAGTTGGTCGAAATTAATTAGTGCTTGTGCCTTGCAGGTTATTTTATATTTCGCCCATATCATCGTGGTCAAAATTATTATTTTTCTATCTGCAGACACACATTTCAACGACATATATGTTCGCTATGAAATCCATTTGAGTTATTTCAGACGTTAAGTGAAAATAAAGTTTTTTAATTTACAAAAAAGTCGTTTAAAACATAATAAAGTTTTTTAAAAACGTCAGTCATGTTATTCCATTAAAGGGTGCGTTAGATGAAGATCGGTGCTGTCTTATGGCAGCTTTTTCCTCTTTAACTACCAGGTGTTATTGTTTCTACTAATCTAGTATAATAGTTCTTCTTTTGTCTATACTGTCTATTAATAGGGTATAGATGGGAGAGAAACAGGTATGATCTTAACTGAGGTATGGAGTTTATATAAGGCAGATAAGCAAATCCAAGGTTATTCTTCACAAACATTAAAGGCCTATAACGTCCAATTTAACTTGTTAGTGAATAGTTTTGGAAATATATCTATTCAAGAACTTTCAACTAATTCTCTAAAAGTTTATCTGGGAAAAGCAGCTGAAAAGCTTAAGCCATCTAGTCTGGGACACAGAATTCGATTTATTAAATCTTTATTTAGATGGGCTCAGGATGAAAATTTAATTAATGGAAATCCTGCTTCAAAAATAAAGGAACCAAAAGTAGAATTAAGGGTTCCAAAATACTTGTCTGAAGAGGAAATTGAACATTTGCGGGAAGCTTGTCATACAACATTCGAAAATGCTTTATTTGAGTTTATGTACTCAACAGGATGTAGAATTGGTGAAGCAATAACGCTAGATAGGACATCAATCAATTTTTCTAATCAATCAGCAATCGTATTAGGAAAAGGAAATAAAGAACGAGAAGTATATTTTAATACTCGTTGTGAAATATGGTTGAAGCGATATTTAAGTGAGCGAAAAGATCATGAGGAAGCACTCTTTGTGACAACACGCGCCCCCCACCGAATGAGTATTTCTCAAGCGAGAAACGTTATAAAACTGATAGCAAAGAGAACGGACATTAAAAAGAGCATTCATCCTCATCAGCTTAGACATAGTTACGCCACAAAATTATTGAATAATGGAGCGCCTTTGGAAGTGATTCAAAATTTAATGGGCCATGAAAAAAGTGAAACCACAAAAATTTATGCATATCTAAGTGGTGCAATGCGAAGAGATTTGTATAGAAAGTATTTTTAAGGGACCAGGGTCCTTTTTATTTTGTATTTAATAAACTATCGGGGCAGTTTAGTGGAATAAGGGAATTAACATTTAGGAAGAATAGTCCTGAGGTGATAATAGTTCGTGAAAAGAATCTGCATAGTGTTTGTTGGATTACTCTTGGTAGGGTGAATGGAGTTCCTAAAAATGAATTGCTTGAAGAAACATTATATGCAAGATACTATTCGTATCTTGACCAAAAATATTCAGATTTTATATTGTGTCCAAGAATAGAAATCGAAAGAATAAAAGGTGATACTCGCAGACATATTGTTTATGCAAGTGCGTTAAATTATAGTTCACATCATGGTGACGTTCCTTTTGATAGAATTCATTTCACATTGACTGATACTCCAGAAAAGGGTGTTGAAATCAATATGGTTAGAATACAAAAAGGGATTTCTGAAAAGGAAAGTCAAAAACAGTGTAGAAATAGGAACTAAAAAATCTTATTCAGCTAAAGGGTGCTTAGTTAACGATCAGAGCTGTCTTTAAGGCAGTTTTTTCTTATGGAACAAAAGGGGCAGGTTAGTTGCGTAAGGATTCAGTAGAGGTTTTTCAAAATAGAAAAAGAATAGATAAGGATATAAGTTTTTTAGTTTGGGGGATTCATATGCCATTTGAGCAATGTCATAGCATTACTTCTTTAATGTCAGGGTTTAATAAAACGTGGTTCTTTGCAGGTGGTTGGGCAATTGATCTTTTTATCGGCAGAGAAACAAGAGAACATCAAGATATCGAGATTGCACTATTTCGGGAAGACCAATTATATCTGAAGGAATATCTTAAAGAATGGGATTTTAAAAAGGTTATTAAAGGTAAATTCTACACTTGGGAAAATGAGTTTTTAGAGTTACCTATTCACGAAATACACGCTTTGAATAAGTCAAATGGAGATAAATTAGAAGTTCTTCTAAATGAAACAAAGGAAAATGATTGGAAATTCAGAAGGGATTTAACGATCTCCCATCCACTTAAGTCAGTTTGGAGTTATTCTGATACAGGCATTCCTTATCTAAATCCAGAAATTGTACTTTTATATAAAGTAAAAAACACAAGAGAAAAAGACCATCAAGACTTTATGGCGATAATAGACAAACTAGATAATCAGAGGAAAAAATGGCTTCATTACGCTATACAATTGCACGAACCAGAACACAAATGGCTTCAATTCTTAACATAATGTCATAAAGAACTAACGGGGCAGGGTAGTGGAAGATGTAACTATAAATATAAAACATTAACCATAAGAGATTCTTATGTATTTTTATAAATAATATAAAATTTTATTTACGTTGGAAGTTTAGTATCCTTGTATCAAAGGAGAATTTTGGGAAAACTTTGAATTCATTGGGGGTACTAAAATGATTAAAGGATTACATCACGTTCAGATAACTATTCCAAAGGAGACTGAAGAAAAGGCTAAAAATTTCTATTGTGGTATTTTAGGTTTACAAGAAATCGAAAAACCCGAATCCCTTAAAGGACGAGGAGGATTTTGGTTAAAAGTCGGTGATAAAGATGTACATATAGGAACAGAAGATGATTTTGATAGATTGAAAACTAAAGCACATATTGCTTACGAAGTAGAAGACATCTCATATTGGAAAAATAGATTAACAAAAGAGAATATACAAATACTTGATGGTGTTCCAATTCCAAATTTTGAACGATTTGAATTTAGAGACCCATTTGGTAATAGGGTAGAAATGATTCAAAATTTGAACTTATAAGTTCTTTTTTGAAACATACATAGAAGGCCTTAATGAACTCCCTCAGTTTAATAGATAATACTCACGAATACTCGCTTATTCGCAGGATTTCATACCACATGGTATAGGTTGCTTTAGATAAACGAAAGAGATAGGACCGTTTTGATAAGATGAGGGCAGATTGAAATAGGGGATCTATTAAAAATCCCATATTATTACATATGCTGCACGCATTTTCCACGCTGCCCCTGGAGGCTTTCCCTCCCATGTCTCAACGGGTCATAATCATATGCCCTTTCATTCCTTCGTCACACCTATCCAGGGGGTGGAGGCCGGTTTTGCTAACGGAACGGGTCATTGCCCTTTTGTTCATTACATCCAGTACTTCGTGCTTTCTTTGAAATCCTACGAATAAGCCAACTTTCGTTAATAACAATGTGAATGTAAATTTACGCTGCTAGTTGTTCAAGAGGGAAGACCATTTCCGGTTTATAGGCAGAGCCATTACGAGCAATCCCAACTAGAACACGGGCAAGTTTTCCACATAGTTTCATGATGGATTTCATTTTCTTAATCTTCTTCACTTTAACATTGTTCGAGTGTAGGGCTTTAAACTCAGGGTTATTCATCACCAGACTCATGGTCGCAAGGAAAAGGTAACGCCGCAGGCGGGATCTTCCACGTTTGGAAAGAACAATTTGGCCTTTCCACTTCCCAGAGCTTGCTTCAGCTAGATGCAATCCTGCATGACGAAGGAGCGCATTCCCGTGAGCGAACCCACTTAGATCTCCAGCTTCTC
Protein-coding sequences here:
- a CDS encoding VOC family protein; translated protein: MIKGLHHVQITIPKETEEKAKNFYCGILGLQEIEKPESLKGRGGFWLKVGDKDVHIGTEDDFDRLKTKAHIAYEVEDISYWKNRLTKENIQILDGVPIPNFERFEFRDPFGNRVEMIQNLNL
- a CDS encoding nucleotidyltransferase domain-containing protein, giving the protein MPFEQCHSITSLMSGFNKTWFFAGGWAIDLFIGRETREHQDIEIALFREDQLYLKEYLKEWDFKKVIKGKFYTWENEFLELPIHEIHALNKSNGDKLEVLLNETKENDWKFRRDLTISHPLKSVWSYSDTGIPYLNPEIVLLYKVKNTREKDHQDFMAIIDKLDNQRKKWLHYAIQLHEPEHKWLQFLT
- a CDS encoding tyrosine-type recombinase/integrase → MILTEVWSLYKADKQIQGYSSQTLKAYNVQFNLLVNSFGNISIQELSTNSLKVYLGKAAEKLKPSSLGHRIRFIKSLFRWAQDENLINGNPASKIKEPKVELRVPKYLSEEEIEHLREACHTTFENALFEFMYSTGCRIGEAITLDRTSINFSNQSAIVLGKGNKEREVYFNTRCEIWLKRYLSERKDHEEALFVTTRAPHRMSISQARNVIKLIAKRTDIKKSIHPHQLRHSYATKLLNNGAPLEVIQNLMGHEKSETTKIYAYLSGAMRRDLYRKYF